A region of Zootoca vivipara chromosome 15, rZooViv1.1, whole genome shotgun sequence DNA encodes the following proteins:
- the LOC132591202 gene encoding claudin-22-like — MAWHCSTIGQLGGLIISLFGWASSCVTTFIPFWKNLNLELNELETWNTGLWHACVIQDENIMECKSYGSLLTLPLEFRISRIVMVLSNGLGFLALSISILGLNCLKIREQNLGLKKRLGIAGGILFCISGMATLVPVSWVAYNIVREFWDETVPEIVPRWEFGEALFLGWFAGFFLILGGFLLICSACFLQTQTKSKQFAVHRKPEVRKDPRLQSHHQYLPPKNADLVI; from the coding sequence ATGGCTTGGCACTGCAGTACTATAGGCCAATTGGGGGGATTAATTATCTCGCTCTTCGGCTGGGCCTCCTCTTGTGTTACAACTTTCATACCTTTTTGGAAGAACCTCAACTTGGAATTGAACGAATTGGAGACCTGGAACACAGGACTTTGGCATGCCTGCGTCATTCAAGATGAAAACATAATGGAGTGCAAAAGCTATGGCTCTCTCTTAACCCTCCCTTTGGAGTTCAGAATCTCTAGGATTGTAATGGTTCTCTCAAATGGACTGGGATTCCTTGCCCTCTCTATTTCTATTTTGGGGTTGAACTGTCTGAAGATAAGGGAACAAAACCTTGGACTGAAAAAACGCCTCGGAATCGCCGGAGGAATTCTCTTCTGCATTTCTGGAATGGCAACCCTCGTGCCAGTCTCCTGGGTTGCCTACAACATAGTGCGAGAATTCTGGGATGAAACTGTGCCAGAGATTGTCCCAAGGTGGGAATTTGGTGAAGCATTATTCTTGGGCTGGTTTGCTGGGTTTTTCCTCATACTAGGTGGGTTTCTTCTGATCTGCTCAGCTTGTTTCCTACAAACCCAAACAAAGTCCAAGCAGTTTGCTGTCCACCGTAAGCCAGAGGTGCGAAAGGACCCCAGGTTACAAAGTCATCATCAGTACTTGCCACCTAAAAATGCAGACCTTGTAATCTGA